The genomic window GAAAAAGAAGCAGGAGATCAAAGGCCCCGGCGGCATCCAGGCCAGCTACGACTGGCGGGCGGCCCGCGATCCGGTGGCGGGGTATCTGCTGCGGGTCACCCTGGTCAACGACGTGGCGGGGTATTGATCATGATCCGCCTGACCATCCCCAAGGAACCCTACTGGATTGATCTGCCCCATGACGTCCGGGTGTTCGTCCGTCCCCTGACCACGGCGGTGTACGAGGCCGCCCGCGCCCGAGGCTGGCGCATGGCCCGTGCCATCGCTGCCGAACATGCCGATCTGAAAGCCGCCGGGGCCGACATCACCGGCTTGCCCGATCTGTCCGACGAGGACGCCCTGGCCGGGCTGTCGCAGATGCTGTTTGCCCAAGGTCTGGCCCGCTCCGCCATCACCAAATGGGAGGGCGTGTTGGATGCCGATGATCAGCCCGCCGAGAGCACCGATTCCGCCATCGCCGAACTGATGCAGCTTCCCCGCATGGCCGAGTCCTTCGTCGTCCAATACACCGAAACCCATGAAGCGGTCATCGCCGAGGGAAACGTCTCCAGGCCCGCGCCGAATGGCACTTCGGCGGCGGGCCTGACTACTGCCGGGGCTGTGGCGGAGACTGCGACTGCCCCTATGACCGCAACGCCCCCCTGACCGAAACCGGCTGGCAAGCCTGGGAATTGCTGACCGGGGCCATCGGCGCCATTCGTATTGGCCCGCGTGGCGGCATCACTGGCCTCGACCTTCCGGCCCTGCTGATCCAGGCCCAGGCGCTGGGCTATGACCAGCCTTTGCTGGCGCGACTGCTGCCCTTCGCTGAGCGGGGCATGGTGGCTGGGGCGGCCAAGCTGGTTGCGGAGCAATAGCGAGGCTGCGCGCCTCGCGCTCCCGCCGGGAGGTCGTGGACCTCCCGGACCCACCAGAACACTGGATGTCCGAAGGCTGCGCCTTCGGTCGGGCATGGGCGGAAGCCCATTCGCGTCAGCGAGATCTCCATGGCCACCAAATCCGTCTCCATCCGCCTGTCCTTGCAGGATGGCGAAACCGTGCGCCGTGCCCTGCTGCAATTGGGCGAGGATGGGCAGAAGGCCCTGCTGCGGATCGAGACGGCGGCACAACCGGCGTCGAAGTCGTTGCTGGCCATGAATGCCGCCAGCCAGGATATCCAGGGCGGCATGGCGGGGTTCGCCTCGCGCCTCGGTCCCATCGGCTCGGTCTTGATGGCGCTGGGTCCGGCCGGGCTGGCGGCGGGTGCAGCCATCGGCTTCTTCGGTAAGGCAATGGTGGAGTCCACCATCAAGGTGGAAAGCCTGGAGGCCCGGCTGAAGGGGCTGGTCGGCGCGGCGGCGCTCACCGAAACCACCAGTTATCTCTACGCCCAGGCCCAGAAGACCGGCACGGCGCTGGAAACGGTGGTCGGGGCCTATTCCCGGTTGGCGGCTTTGCAGAAGGCCGGGATCATCACCACCGGTGAATCCCGTGCCCTGCTGGAGGGGTTTCAGTCCACCGCCATCGCCCTGGGCGCCTCGTCCGAACAGTTGGAGCAATCGCTGTTCGGTTTGGCCCAGGGGCTGTCGTCGGGGACACTGCGGGCCGAGGAACTCAACCAGATCGTCGAGCCCATGCCGGGCCTGCTCCAGGCTCTCGACCGGGCCGCCGCTCTGCCCTCGGGCGGGTTCCGCCAGATGGTCACCCAGGGCAAGGTCACGGCGGATTTCTTCCGCGACACCCTGATCAAGGCGCTGCGGGGCTTCGACGAAGCCGCCAAGGAAAGCGCCGATACCGCCGAGCGGTCCTTCACCCGCATGGCCAACGCCTGGCAGGGATTCACCAACGCTCCCTGGCTGCGCAAGGTTCTGTCGGGTGGCGCCAATGCCGGGGCGGCGACGCTGGAATCGCTGACGCCGGGGGAATCCACGGTCAAGTCGCGGCTGGCCGATCTGGACCGGCGCATCGCCGCCCTGGGAGGCGAGCAGGCCCTCGACAAGCCGCTGCCTGCAGGAACCCACAGTGTGGTGGTCCAGGCGGTCAGGGAGGAAAACGAGGAACTGCGCCGCCTGCTGGCCGAGCGCCAGGACGTCGCCGCCGATCTCGACGAGATCACCCGCAAGCGGGCGGGCATGGAAGCCCATGCCAAGATGGAGCGCGACCGGGTCCGGGCCGAGCAGCGCGAGCCCAGCTATCTGGAAAAGCTGACCGACCTCAAATTCGAGGTGGAATGGCAGGAGAAGCTCAATACGGCCCGCGCCGCCGGCAACTCGGAATTCTCCCGCACCAAGGCCCAGTACGAGGCCGCCAAGGGTTTTCGCCAGATCGAGAAGGAGTTGTTCCAGCAAAGTGGCGTCTATCGCACCAAGCCAAAAGAACAGGAGATCAAGGATCTGCTGGCCCGCGAGGCCGAAGCCAAGGGGGCGGGAGAGATGTCCGCCCAGGCCCAGGCCGAGGTGCTGGGGCTGAACCTCCAGGCCCGTGGCCAGGAGCGTCTGGCCGAAGCCGTCCGCACCGGCGGGCAGGCCCAGATCGACGCGGCGCGAGCCGCCAAGGTGCTGGAATTCGCCTTCAAGAACAACGGCGCGGCGGTGGCCGAATACGACCGGGCGCTGCGCCGGATCGATGCCGCCAAGCTGCTGGAGCAAAAGAACGGCCTGATCCGCTCGCTGGAGCAGGAAGTCGCCGCCAATGATCGCCTCGCCGATTCCGCCAAGGGATCGGTGGCCGACACCATCCTTGCGGAGCGGACCAATTGGCTGGCCGAACAGGCCTCCAAGGGGTTGGCCGATGCCAATGGCGAACTGGCAGCCTCCTACGCCCAGGTGCAGAAATCACGCGCCAACAGCGAAGCGGCCCGTGCCGTCGCCGATCTGGAACGCGAGATCGACGCCCAGGTACGGCTGGCGGAGGCGGTGCGCAGTAGTGATCGCACCAAAGTTCGCGACGTCACCATCGACAATGACGTGGCCAAATTCGCCCGCGGCCACAAGCTGGCCGAGGACGATCCCAAACTCGATGAGTACCGGGCGGCCCGCTCGCGCCAATACGCCGAAGCGGTCAAGGACGAGGCTCGCCAGACCACTCTGGCCTATGACGCCACCCAGCGGTTTGCCGAGGAACTGGCCAAGCTCAACGAACAGCGGGCCAGCGGGACCTTGTCGGAGGAAGCCTATACCCGCCGCTATCGGGAATTGGAGCAGGACAAGCTGGCCGCCAGCCGCGACTGGCAGGACGGAGCCATCCGGGCAGTGCGGGCCTATGCTGACGAAGCCAGCAACGCTGCCGCCTCTGCCGAACGCGCCATGTCGGGGGCCTTGCGGGCCAGCGAGGATGCCTTCGTCAAATGGGCCATGACCGGCAAGCTGGCCGGGCAGGATCTGTTCAACAGCTTGGCCGAGGAGGCCCTACGCGCCGCCTGGCGCATGTCGGTGGTGGCTCCGCTGTTTGGCGGGGCTGGCGGCGGCGTCTTCGGCGGCATGATCGCTGGCATCGGTAGTTTCTTTTCCGGGACCGCTTCCGGCGGCGCCAGCTCCGGCGGCGCGGCGCCGGTGCCCGATACCGGTAATTTCGCCATCGCCCATTCCGGCGGCCTGATCGGTCTCGACCGGCTCGACACTCGTTCCTTCAGCTCCTCGGTCTTCACCAATGCGCCGAAATTCCACGGCGGCGGTCTGGTGGCTGGCGAACGCCCCATCGTCGCTCGCGTCGGCGAGGGGGTCTTCACGCCCCGGCAGATGGACAATGCCGACCGCATCCTGAATGCCGCCTTGTCGCAGCCGATGGCGGTGGGCGTGGTGGTCACGGTCAACAATCATGCGTCGGGCACCCAGGCCCGCGCGGAGCAATCTCAGGGGGCGGATGGCCGCATCCATCTCGACATCATCGTTGAGGAGATCGAGGGCCGCATGAGCCGCCGCATCGGTCGCGGCGAGGGCATGGCCCCGATGCTGGAGCATCGCTATGGGCTGAACCCGGCGGCAGGGACATATCGGTAAGGCTCAGTGAGGCATCTCAAGGTGTCGGGGTAAATCCATACTGTCGTGCAGAATCCGGATGATTTCGATCGTCTTGGACGGGCCAACACGGAACGCCATTATATGACGGCCTTTGTGTCCGGAGCGCCCGACATGAAGAACGCCTATCCCCGCGCCGAGATCGTTTCGAAGTTTAGCACCAAGAACATCGGGGCCGTCAGCTAGCGTCGCCATCGCAGAAGCGATCATCTCCGCGTAGATCGCCGCCTGACCCGCACCAAAATTCTCCGCGGTCCAGCGGATGATGCCGCTGAAATCCGATTCAGCCGCAGTCGAAAGGTACACGTCCCAAGTGATCGTCATTCAGCAGGAAGTCCTGCGATAGCCGCATCCGCCAGACGCTTAAGGTGGCTCTTCAGCTCACGCTCACCTCGGAGGACGGTGTAACGACCAGCCTCGATATCGTCGATCCCGACTTGGATTGCCGCTCGAAGTGTTTCAAGACGGGCTTGGTCCTCCATGTCGCGAACCTCGATCAGGCGCAGTCCCTCGCGCAGCACTTCGCTGGCGTTTTGATAGCGACCTGAGGTCACCAGCCGCTCGATGAGCTCCGACTGATGATCGGTCAGGACGACGTTCCGGGTCGGCATGGCGGCGCTCCATAAAGCATGTTCATGGCATAATATGCCATTGCCGTCGAGGCGTGCAAGGCTATCGGCGTCGGACAAGGAAATGGCCATCCCATGACCACACTCGTCTCTTGGCCCGCTCGACTGCCGCTACCGACCTATGACGGCTATGCCCTGGAACCGGAATCCGCCGTTACCCGCACCGACATGGAATCCGGCCCAGCCCGGCAGCGGCGGCGGTTCACGCAAACGCCCACCCGTATCCCGGTGCGGTGGCGCATGTCGGCAGTGGACTTCGCCACCTTCGAGGCATGGTTTCGCCTGAAGCTGGCCGATGGCGGCGATTGGTTCGCCATCTCCCTGCTGGGCGGGATCGGCATCGCCGCCCACGAAGCCCGTTTCGTCGGCCAGGGCAACACCCCCTACAAGGCGGTGCCCAGCCGGGGCGGCGCTTGGATCGTCACCTCGGTGTTGGAAGTTCGTGAGCGCCCCATGCTCGACGCGGGGGCGTTGGACATCCTGCTGGCCGAGGACGTGGTCGTTCTCTTCGCCAATATCCAGACCCTCCATTCCACCCTGCATGTCGGCTTGCCCGTCAG from Paramagnetospirillum magnetotacticum MS-1 includes these protein-coding regions:
- a CDS encoding DUF7697 family protein, whose protein sequence is MLTGAIGAIRIGPRGGITGLDLPALLIQAQALGYDQPLLARLLPFAERGMVAGAAKLVAEQ
- a CDS encoding type II toxin-antitoxin system ParD family antitoxin; translated protein: MSDADSLARLDGNGILCHEHALWSAAMPTRNVVLTDHQSELIERLVTSGRYQNASEVLREGLRLIEVRDMEDQARLETLRAAIQVGIDDIEAGRYTVLRGERELKSHLKRLADAAIAGLPAE
- a CDS encoding tape measure protein, translating into MATKSVSIRLSLQDGETVRRALLQLGEDGQKALLRIETAAQPASKSLLAMNAASQDIQGGMAGFASRLGPIGSVLMALGPAGLAAGAAIGFFGKAMVESTIKVESLEARLKGLVGAAALTETTSYLYAQAQKTGTALETVVGAYSRLAALQKAGIITTGESRALLEGFQSTAIALGASSEQLEQSLFGLAQGLSSGTLRAEELNQIVEPMPGLLQALDRAAALPSGGFRQMVTQGKVTADFFRDTLIKALRGFDEAAKESADTAERSFTRMANAWQGFTNAPWLRKVLSGGANAGAATLESLTPGESTVKSRLADLDRRIAALGGEQALDKPLPAGTHSVVVQAVREENEELRRLLAERQDVAADLDEITRKRAGMEAHAKMERDRVRAEQREPSYLEKLTDLKFEVEWQEKLNTARAAGNSEFSRTKAQYEAAKGFRQIEKELFQQSGVYRTKPKEQEIKDLLAREAEAKGAGEMSAQAQAEVLGLNLQARGQERLAEAVRTGGQAQIDAARAAKVLEFAFKNNGAAVAEYDRALRRIDAAKLLEQKNGLIRSLEQEVAANDRLADSAKGSVADTILAERTNWLAEQASKGLADANGELAASYAQVQKSRANSEAARAVADLEREIDAQVRLAEAVRSSDRTKVRDVTIDNDVAKFARGHKLAEDDPKLDEYRAARSRQYAEAVKDEARQTTLAYDATQRFAEELAKLNEQRASGTLSEEAYTRRYRELEQDKLAASRDWQDGAIRAVRAYADEASNAAASAERAMSGALRASEDAFVKWAMTGKLAGQDLFNSLAEEALRAAWRMSVVAPLFGGAGGGVFGGMIAGIGSFFSGTASGGASSGGAAPVPDTGNFAIAHSGGLIGLDRLDTRSFSSSVFTNAPKFHGGGLVAGERPIVARVGEGVFTPRQMDNADRILNAALSQPMAVGVVVTVNNHASGTQARAEQSQGADGRIHLDIIVEEIEGRMSRRIGRGEGMAPMLEHRYGLNPAAGTYR
- a CDS encoding type II toxin-antitoxin system RelE/ParE family toxin codes for the protein MTITWDVYLSTAAESDFSGIIRWTAENFGAGQAAIYAEMIASAMATLADGPDVLGAKLRNDLGAGIGVLHVGRSGHKGRHIMAFRVGPSKTIEIIRILHDSMDLPRHLEMPH